The proteins below are encoded in one region of Colias croceus chromosome 17, ilColCroc2.1:
- the LOC123699293 gene encoding uncharacterized protein LOC123699293: MPNDCSCRVVISELLCYIQCKIDVIDEVSLLQICEGQFTEEEIDSARAILTDNSLTRRGVRKGDNKNKRNLQDIVKILKETDPATLPVFVARNINRLPPVTFDHVDVTSLLKDIVLLKKEIIHIKSDCAKQSDVDSLRKEINQHIERSKLPTTNVSGERPEGDEVHHLPVAQAQRAAAAAAVPAPLSQIRSATSNDVCMTRKRLAGRTADSLRAPNCVTNKQEGLIKESSDRDFVPVTYKKKKNRNREGRAVVQEQDSIIQAAPRTFCLYVSRLDISSTNDKLADYIKSKGESAVSIERIEPYKETSFASFKVTILSHKKNTFLNSDFWPIGIVFRPYWLKNNST; the protein is encoded by the coding sequence ATGCCTAACGATTGTAGTTGCCGTGTGGTAATAAGTGAACTCTTATGCTATATTCAGTGTAAGATTGATGTAATTGACGAAGTCAGTTTGCTTCAAATTTGTGAGGGCCAGTTTACCGAAGAAGAAATTGACAGTGCAAGGGCGATTTTAACAGATAACTCGCTCACCCGTCGTGGAGTACGAAAAGGtgacaacaaaaataaaagaaacctGCAAGATATTGTAAAAATCCTCAAAGAAACTGATCCAGCGACTCTGCCTGTTTTCGTTGCCCGCAACATTAATAGACTTCCACCCGTAACATTTGATCACGTGGATGTAACCAGCCTCCTAAAGGACATAGTCCTCCTAAAAAAGGAGATCATTCACATCAAAAGTGATTGTGCGAAACAATCGGACGTCGATTCACTACGTAAAGAGATAAATCAACACATTGAACGCTCGAAACTTCCAACTACCAACGTGAGCGGGGAGCGGCCTGAGGGGGACGAGGTGCATCACTTGCCGGTGGCGCAGGCGCAGCGCGCCGCGGCCGCCGCTGCCGTGCCCGCTCCACTCAGTCAGATAAGGAGTGCTACGAGTAACGACGTGTGTATGACTAGGAAGCGTTTAGCGGGACGAACAGCTGATTCGTTACGCGCGCCTAACTGTGTAACTAATAAGCAAGAGGGTTTAATAAAGGAAAGCTCTGATAGGGATTTTGTACCGGTcacatataaaaagaaaaaaaacaggAACAGGGAGGGTCGTGCTGTAGTTCAGGAACAAGATTCTATTATCCAAGCCGCACCGAGAACCTTCTGTTTGTACGTTTCTCGCTTAGATATATCGTCAACTAACGATAAGCTCGCAGACTACATCAAATCAAAAGGTGAAAGCGCGGTGTCTATTGAACGTATTGAACCGTATAAAGAAACCTCTTTTGCTTCCTTTAAGGTAACAATTTTGTCTCATAAaaagaatacgtttttaaattcCGACTTTTGGCCGATTGGCATTGTATTTAGACCTTATTGGCTTAAGAATAATAGTACataa
- the LOC123699132 gene encoding uncharacterized protein LOC123699132 translates to MQSVYIVVPITLLSTNRKSTMSTKVILITVATLIVAQIGSASCGRLRRDEESKGDNAGQSTNAVAGSDSFMSNIGQIFGTMPTNPTEFMSAFSNLFKNVPQQLNMS, encoded by the exons ATGCAATCCGTATATATTGTAGTACCCATCACACTCCTCAGTACTAACAGAAAATCAACAATGTCTACCAAG GTCATTCTCATCACCGTAGCTACTTTGATCGTAGCACAGATTGGCAGTGCGAGCTGCGGCCGTCTTCGCAGAGACGAAGAGTCAAAAGGGGATAATGCTGGACAGTCAACCAACGCGGTCGCTGGATCCGATTCTTTCATGAGCAACATCGGCCAAATCTTTGGAACCATGCCTACCAATCCCACAGAATTTATGTCGGCATTttctaatttgtttaaaaatgtaccCCAGCAATTGAATATGTCTTAA
- the LOC123699249 gene encoding uncharacterized protein LOC123699249, which produces MSTFLAGFITALVLAIIVIIFIAYCMFCKERHKSERFQYDISDIWQKNIEIAQEQEQETKTKEVTAGIFILPRKRHKEDYTYQKRPDYPEGPVSKIEPKTDKLIDILNENSPGTETRKCVEFDLDPDVPYHSDV; this is translated from the exons atgtccaCTTTTCTCGCAGGCTTCATAACCGCCTTGGTTCTG GCCATTATcgtgataatatttattgcgtATTGCATGTTCTGTAAAGAGAGACATAAGTCTGAACGTTTCCAATACGACATATCGGATATATGGcagaaaaatatagaaatagcGCAAGAGCAGGAACAAGAAACCAAAACTAAAGAGGTCACGGCGGGAATATTTATTCTGCCTCGAAAGAGACATAAAGAGGACTATACCTATCAAAAAAGACCGGATTACCCTGAAGGACCGGTGTCGAAAATCGAACCAAAGACTGATAAACTGATTGATATATTAAACGAGAACTCTCCTGGAACTGAGACTCGTAAATGCGTTGAATTCGATCTCGACCCAGACGTACCGTACCACAGTGACGTTTGA
- the LOC123699036 gene encoding allergen Tha p 1-like, protein MKTILVLTALVAVVVSLPADTYNPEYDNFNAQELVENLRLLKNYGKCFLDAGPCTPEGNDFKKVIPEALRTSCAKCTPKQRELVRTVVRGFQTKLPDMWQQLVNKEDPKGQYTQAFKEFLEASN, encoded by the exons atGAAGACAATTTTGGTTTTGACAGCTCTAGTGGCAGTGGTAGTGTCCCTCCCCGCTGACACGTATAACCCAGAATACGACAACTTCAACGCTCAGGAATTGGTAGAAAACCTCCGCCTTCTGAAGAATTATGGAAAATGTTTCTTGGACGCTGGCCCTTGCACCCCTGAGGGAAATGACTTCAAAA aGGTAATACCAGAAGCTTTGAGAACCTCATGCGCGAAATGCACACCGAAACAACGTGAATTGGTTCGTACTGTGGTACGCGGATTCCAAACCAAGTTACCTGACATGTGGCAACAGCTTGTCAACAAGGAAGACCCCAAGGGCCAATACACCCAAGCCTTCAAAGAATTCCTGGAAGCCTCCAACTAA
- the LOC123699294 gene encoding uncharacterized protein LOC123699294 — MSCKTLIVNELLAFIQNAIDTMDEVSIMQICKTNFKEEEISSGKVLLYQTLDKIATMPSRRRNGGEKCIQDIISLLKVTDPDDVPDFVAKELHKLPPVGFDHVDVTRLLKDITFLKASLAEVHTKLEASEKTISDLRVELASYRDAHAICRSPVPSYVNARRGAQNACVGILTADVDVSPTADDPSDAPRPAPVTSPPEKTSHVTLPAAPQCDYAAAASKMTATPKSSKGVNAPVRKSLPSKTKDVDEDGFTKVQKKKKLNRQNKCGTAAKDPNLRMRAEVPTTPLYVSRVHYCTKTEDVVEYLHAKTGLSLRVERLESRHKVSFNSFVVRVPTAKLSVYMDEGFWPQGVVFRRFRGRIPGPPESRHTPKA, encoded by the coding sequence ATGAGTTGTAAAACACTCATTGTAAATGAGCTGTTGGCGTTCATTCAAAATGCCATCGATACCATGGACGAGGTTAGCATCATGCAAATCTGCAAAACTAACTTTAAGGAGGAGGAAATTAGCAGTGGCAAGGTGCTACTCTACCAAACGCTGGACAAGATTGCCACGATGCCGTCCCGCCGCAGGAACGGGGGTGAAAAATGCATACAGGATATCATCAGCCTATTGAAGGTGACTGATCCCGATGACGTGCCCGATTTCGTCGCAAAGGAGTTGCATAAACTTCCTCCGGTGGGATTTGACCACGTCGATGTTACGAGGCTCCTTAAGGACATCACATTCCTTAAGGCGAGTCTGGCCGAGGTACACACCAAGTTGGAGGCTTCAGAGAAGACCATCTCCGATTTACGAGTCGAGTTAGCGTCATATCGCGATGCGCATGCAATATGTAGGTCACCCGTGCCGTCATATGTGAATGCACGTCGCGGAGCTCAAAATGCATGCGTCGGCATTTTAACTGCTGATGTTGATGTGTCGCCGACCGCCGATGACCCGAGTGATGCCCCGCGCCCCGCTCCCGTTACCTCTCCCCCGGAGAAGACATCGCATGTCACGTTGCCAGCTGCTCCTCAATGTGACTACGCCGCCGCAGCCTCAAAAATGACTGCGAccccaaaatcatcaaaaggAGTAAACGCACCCGTGCGGAAAAGTTTACCTTCAAAAACGAAGGACGTTGACGAGGATGGCTTCACAAAAGTccagaagaagaagaagttgAATCGTCAGAACAAGTGCGGCACCGCAGCGAAAGATCCAAACTTGCGGATGCGCGCAGAGGTGCCGACGACGCCGCTCTATGTGTCTCGTGTGCACTACTGTACCAAGACTGAAGATGTTGTCGAGTACTTGCATGCGAAGACAGGTTTGAGTCTGCGAGTGGAACGTCTGGAGTCTCGCCATAAAGTGAGCTTCAACTCCTTCGTGGTGAGAGTACCGACCGCCAAGCTGAGCGTCTACATGGACGAAGGGTTTTGGCCGCAGGGAGTTGTGTTTCGCCGCTTCCGCGGACGGATACCCGGCCCCCCGGAATCGCGTCACACGCCGAAGGCATAG